The following are from one region of the Geoalkalibacter subterraneus genome:
- a CDS encoding J domain-containing protein yields the protein MQYKELEQALDVFALTDRTTLQEIKKRHKNLVRRHHPDAGDQPDAEKMKMINAAYRVLMQYCEKYRFSFSREEFYRQNPEARLRDQFGDDFMWGKEK from the coding sequence ATGCAGTATAAAGAACTGGAGCAGGCCCTGGACGTATTCGCCCTGACCGATCGCACCACGTTGCAGGAGATCAAGAAACGCCACAAAAATCTGGTGCGGCGGCATCATCCCGATGCGGGGGATCAGCCCGATGCAGAAAAAATGAAAATGATCAATGCCGCTTACCGGGTTCTGATGCAATACTGCGAAAAATATCGTTTTTCTTTTTCCCGCGAAGAATTCTACCGCCAGAATCCGGAAGCGCGCCTGCGGGATCAGTTCGGGGATGATTTTATGTGGGGCAAAGAAAAGTAA
- a CDS encoding branched-chain amino acid aminotransferase, with amino-acid sequence MELKTLPLSHPKTKPQDEGKLNFGQIFTDRMFVMEYQAGKGWHSARIEPYGPFSLDPASAVLHYAQEIFEGLKAYRHPDGKIALFRPADNIKRFNCSATRMCMPEVDEEFFLSAIKELVRLEADWVPHNEGTSLYIRPTMIATDPYLGVKPSDTYLCYVILSPVGAYYKGGFSPVKIWISDQFVRSAPGGTGEAKTGGNYAASLRASMEAAAKGFDQVLWLDAVERKYVEEVGSMNICFYLDGKVITSPLHGTILDGITRRAILTLIKDMGIEVEERALSVEEILEGARTGRLKEAFGTGTAAVVSPVGQFTYRDETVSVGDNQVGELTLKLYETLTGIQYGQRNDPHGWIELI; translated from the coding sequence ATGGAACTGAAGACTCTCCCCCTGTCTCACCCCAAGACCAAACCCCAGGACGAAGGCAAGCTCAACTTCGGCCAGATCTTTACCGATCGCATGTTCGTGATGGAATACCAGGCGGGCAAAGGCTGGCATTCGGCCCGCATTGAGCCGTACGGCCCTTTCTCCCTCGATCCGGCTTCTGCCGTTCTGCATTACGCCCAGGAGATCTTCGAGGGGCTCAAGGCCTACCGCCATCCTGACGGGAAGATCGCCCTGTTCCGCCCGGCCGACAACATCAAACGGTTCAATTGCAGCGCGACCCGCATGTGCATGCCCGAGGTCGATGAAGAGTTCTTCCTCAGTGCCATCAAAGAGCTGGTACGACTTGAAGCTGACTGGGTTCCTCACAATGAGGGCACCAGCCTCTATATCCGCCCGACCATGATCGCCACGGATCCCTACCTGGGGGTTAAACCGTCGGATACCTACCTGTGCTATGTGATCCTGTCCCCGGTGGGCGCCTATTATAAAGGCGGCTTCAGCCCGGTAAAAATCTGGATCAGCGACCAATTCGTGCGCTCCGCACCCGGCGGCACGGGTGAAGCCAAAACCGGGGGCAACTATGCGGCCAGCCTGCGCGCCTCCATGGAGGCCGCCGCCAAGGGATTCGATCAGGTCCTGTGGCTTGATGCGGTGGAACGCAAATATGTCGAGGAAGTCGGCAGCATGAACATCTGCTTCTACCTCGACGGCAAGGTAATTACCTCGCCGCTGCACGGCACCATTCTCGACGGAATCACGCGGCGCGCGATCCTCACCTTGATCAAGGACATGGGAATCGAGGTGGAGGAACGCGCCCTGAGCGTCGAGGAGATCCTGGAGGGGGCCCGCACCGGTCGCCTCAAGGAGGCCTTCGGCACGGGTACCGCTGCGGTGGTATCGCCGGTGGGGCAGTTTACCTATCGAGACGAGACGGTTTCGGTTGGAGACAACCAGGTCGGCGAACTGACGCTCAAACTCTATGAAACCCTGACGGGCATCCAGTACGGGCAGCGCAACGATCCTCATGGTTGGATTGAGTTGATCTAA
- a CDS encoding FAD-dependent oxidoreductase, translated as MAAQIVGFDEKKQRISTQLLLQKIYAALEQGETEFEVLSSGHHNIGGPLWTGDGSPLSFRVKNPGQRVGSFGLEGTEIVVDGSAPADAGWLNAGANLTILGDGGDTTAHCAASGVIRVAGRVGARSGSLMKHDPAYEPPELWVLKNTGSFSFEFMGGGIGVICGIDCEGYDSVLGDRSCVGMVGGTIYVRGPVRGLSNEVWLLDLDDADRTYLDQGLPLFLEKIGRPHLLESLLDFSQWKKIVAKSYEERNIHSRISIREFRHDKWVEGGIFGDVVVDDYAHIANLVNTGEDRLKIPRWQDKRFGAPCQVSCPSQIPTQDRINLLRQGKVREALELVLNYSPFPASVCGEVCPNLCMDACSRRYIDKPVAMKELGRLSLEAASPAPKPDSGKKVAIIGGGPGGLSAAWQAKLLGHDVTIYEADKEVGGKLRQAIPTERLPEKSLQREIERIKTLGIDIRTRTCVDSEMFSRLREEYDAIVIASGAHNPVVIPFPGHERMVKGLDFLKQINNGEQPKVGDRVIVIGAGNAGMDVCLGAYAMGARKVTAIDIQRPAAYQKEIDQVRALGGDIRWPVFTEKVTPEGLWTKDGELIEADMVIIAIGERPDLSYVPRKWLTDRGMMDVDDCGQVVRAPGVFAIGDTLAPGLLTHAIGTGREAALYLDEYLAGRQPVPIQKPQMINQSCLSKELFKPRNRGRFCVTDAKDETLRCISCGTCRDCSMCLESCPEGAIRRLENDDGTFEYVSDDNVCIGCGLCAGICPCGVWAMEQVV; from the coding sequence ATGGCAGCTCAAATAGTCGGTTTTGATGAGAAGAAGCAGCGTATTTCAACCCAACTGCTGCTGCAGAAAATTTATGCCGCCCTCGAGCAAGGGGAGACGGAATTCGAGGTACTCTCATCCGGACATCACAACATCGGGGGCCCCCTGTGGACCGGCGACGGGTCGCCGCTGAGCTTCCGGGTCAAAAATCCCGGTCAGCGGGTTGGATCCTTCGGCTTGGAAGGGACCGAGATCGTTGTCGATGGCTCAGCGCCTGCCGATGCCGGGTGGCTCAATGCCGGCGCCAACCTGACCATCCTTGGCGACGGCGGCGACACCACCGCGCATTGTGCCGCCAGCGGCGTAATCCGGGTTGCAGGGCGGGTCGGAGCGCGTTCCGGCTCGCTGATGAAGCACGACCCGGCCTATGAACCGCCGGAGCTGTGGGTGCTGAAGAACACCGGCTCCTTCTCGTTCGAATTCATGGGCGGCGGCATCGGCGTTATCTGCGGCATCGACTGCGAGGGATACGATTCGGTTTTGGGCGACCGCAGCTGCGTCGGCATGGTGGGGGGCACCATCTATGTGCGAGGCCCTGTGAGAGGGCTTTCCAACGAAGTGTGGCTGCTCGATCTCGATGACGCTGATCGCACCTATCTCGACCAGGGGCTGCCGCTTTTTCTGGAAAAAATCGGTCGTCCCCACCTGCTGGAGTCGCTGCTCGATTTTTCCCAGTGGAAAAAAATCGTGGCCAAGAGCTACGAAGAGCGCAATATCCACAGCCGCATCTCCATCCGTGAATTCCGGCACGACAAATGGGTCGAAGGCGGCATCTTCGGAGACGTGGTGGTGGACGACTACGCCCATATCGCCAACCTGGTCAACACCGGCGAGGATCGCCTCAAAATCCCGCGCTGGCAGGACAAGCGCTTCGGCGCGCCCTGCCAGGTGTCCTGCCCCTCTCAGATTCCGACCCAGGATCGCATCAACCTGCTGCGGCAGGGCAAGGTGAGAGAGGCGCTCGAACTGGTCCTCAACTATTCGCCCTTTCCCGCCAGCGTCTGCGGCGAGGTCTGCCCCAACCTGTGCATGGACGCCTGCAGCCGCCGCTATATCGACAAACCGGTGGCCATGAAGGAACTGGGGCGCCTCTCGCTGGAAGCCGCCTCTCCTGCGCCGAAACCGGACAGCGGGAAAAAGGTGGCGATCATCGGCGGCGGTCCCGGAGGTCTTTCAGCAGCCTGGCAGGCCAAACTTCTCGGCCACGACGTCACAATCTATGAGGCCGATAAAGAAGTCGGCGGCAAACTGCGCCAGGCGATCCCCACGGAACGACTGCCGGAGAAATCTCTCCAGAGGGAGATCGAACGGATCAAGACGCTGGGCATTGACATCCGGACCCGCACCTGCGTCGACAGCGAAATGTTCTCCCGGCTCCGGGAAGAGTACGACGCCATCGTCATCGCCTCGGGGGCTCACAATCCGGTGGTCATCCCCTTCCCCGGACATGAACGCATGGTCAAGGGACTCGATTTCCTCAAGCAGATCAATAACGGCGAGCAGCCGAAAGTCGGCGACCGGGTTATCGTCATAGGTGCCGGCAATGCCGGCATGGATGTCTGTCTCGGGGCTTACGCCATGGGCGCGAGGAAAGTGACCGCCATCGACATTCAGCGTCCGGCCGCCTATCAGAAGGAAATCGACCAGGTCAGAGCGCTCGGCGGCGATATCCGCTGGCCGGTGTTCACCGAAAAAGTCACCCCTGAAGGGCTGTGGACCAAAGACGGTGAGCTGATCGAAGCCGATATGGTGATCATTGCCATCGGCGAGCGTCCGGATCTCTCCTATGTTCCGCGCAAATGGCTGACCGATCGCGGCATGATGGACGTCGATGACTGCGGCCAGGTCGTTCGGGCTCCCGGAGTTTTTGCGATTGGCGACACCCTCGCGCCCGGCCTGCTGACCCACGCCATCGGCACCGGCCGGGAGGCAGCCCTCTACCTGGACGAATACCTGGCGGGGCGCCAACCGGTGCCCATCCAGAAGCCGCAGATGATCAACCAGAGCTGTCTGTCGAAAGAGCTGTTCAAACCGCGCAACCGCGGCCGCTTCTGCGTCACCGACGCCAAGGACGAGACGCTACGCTGTATTAGCTGCGGGACTTGCCGCGACTGCTCCATGTGCCTGGAATCCTGCCCGGAAGGAGCCATCCGCCGCCTGGAAAACGACGACGGCACCTTTGAATACGTCTCCGACGACAATGTCTGCATCGGTTGCGGCCTGTGCGCCGGCATCTGCCCCTGCGGCGTGTGGGCCATGGAGCAGGTGGTGTAA
- a CDS encoding class II glutamine amidotransferase, giving the protein MCRIGAIKSVDYLHPSQALLLMQSQQKGHDNSGFAMVMHDLGGIFKNYKNLPTLSLACTDEGLKRAEDILHEAGFSRVLQWVPETNNEPGLDIIAMPNYVFETFNYPRHYRKASQKEKEELLLDMRLKLRFALEEDDQGFVYSFWPDVVTLKEIGNPKDIGTYFNLWEPDDQFTAKVITAQCRQNTNYDIVRYAAHPFFLQGYTALANGENTFYQKNKEFQRSLHRGYTGFESDSQCFLYTLHYVHRELGWPLPYFKHVVTPLPFEEATRREDRDQLFAIRQSLAHLEINGPNTIIGVLPDNILFTCCDAKKLRPVVVGRSEDKVIISSEVCGINEVLPDRNWETDIYPHEREIVVIDNELEVQRWKQ; this is encoded by the coding sequence ATGTGCCGTATTGGTGCCATTAAAAGTGTAGATTACCTGCATCCAAGTCAGGCCTTGCTACTGATGCAGTCGCAGCAGAAAGGGCATGACAATTCCGGCTTTGCTATGGTCATGCACGACCTGGGCGGGATCTTCAAGAACTACAAGAATCTTCCGACCCTCTCGCTGGCCTGCACCGATGAGGGACTCAAGCGCGCCGAAGACATTCTGCACGAAGCCGGCTTCAGCCGTGTCCTGCAATGGGTGCCTGAGACCAACAACGAACCGGGCCTCGACATCATTGCTATGCCCAACTACGTGTTCGAGACCTTCAACTATCCGCGCCATTACCGAAAAGCCAGCCAGAAAGAGAAAGAGGAACTGCTGCTCGATATGCGCCTGAAGCTGCGCTTTGCGCTGGAGGAGGACGACCAGGGTTTTGTCTACTCCTTCTGGCCAGATGTCGTGACTCTCAAGGAGATCGGCAACCCGAAAGACATCGGGACCTACTTCAATTTATGGGAGCCCGACGATCAGTTCACCGCCAAGGTGATCACCGCCCAGTGCCGTCAGAACACCAACTACGACATCGTGCGCTACGCCGCTCACCCGTTCTTTCTGCAGGGATACACGGCCCTGGCCAATGGCGAAAATACTTTCTACCAGAAGAACAAGGAGTTCCAGCGCAGCCTGCATCGCGGCTACACCGGTTTCGAATCAGACAGCCAGTGCTTTCTCTATACCCTGCACTATGTGCATCGCGAATTAGGCTGGCCGCTGCCTTACTTCAAGCACGTGGTCACCCCCCTACCCTTTGAAGAAGCAACTCGCCGGGAGGACCGCGACCAGCTCTTCGCGATTCGCCAGTCCCTGGCGCACCTGGAAATCAACGGTCCCAACACGATCATCGGCGTGCTGCCGGACAACATCCTGTTCACCTGCTGCGACGCCAAGAAGCTGCGCCCGGTGGTCGTCGGCCGCTCCGAAGATAAAGTGATCATCTCTTCAGAAGTGTGCGGAATCAACGAAGTTCTGCCCGACCGTAATTGGGAGACAGACATCTATCCCCATGAGCGCGAAATCGTGGTGATCGATAACGAGTTGGAGGTTCAACGATGGAAGCAATGA
- a CDS encoding glycosyltransferase translates to MTPAAVNKYQRRRAVAGPWALSGNHGRSFDGVVVVPALAEEQSLPETLNSLGANPARWREKFLVVVVVNNRCDAPQPWREQNGRTLTLLEEAGGSGFGLNLAWVDASSAGLELPGGEGVGLARKIGFDLALECLDWRGDPLCASLDADTLTDGNYFEALMAHFRNCTSAGAVVPFRHCRGATPELDDAITHYELYLRHYVLGLELARSPYAYHTIGSALACRAEAYVAAGGMNRRKAGEDFYFLQQLAKIGGIEQVGGTMVYPAARLSARTPFGTGPALARLQDGELEAVRFSTRESFQLLGAFLRAVERAVEEDVDEITARLAPLSPALADFLGECGLDGFWSKLYRQHRRPDARRRAFHQWFDALRTRRMISRICDHHGWWGTAETVIPSLLTHLGLPSSGNADNYLKVLRKYQKSEAGV, encoded by the coding sequence GTGACCCCGGCCGCGGTGAACAAATACCAGCGGCGGCGCGCCGTGGCCGGTCCCTGGGCGCTGAGTGGAAATCACGGCAGATCGTTTGACGGCGTGGTGGTGGTTCCCGCTTTGGCCGAGGAGCAAAGTCTGCCCGAGACGCTGAACTCCCTGGGCGCCAACCCGGCACGCTGGCGCGAGAAATTTCTGGTCGTGGTGGTGGTCAACAACCGGTGCGATGCGCCGCAGCCGTGGCGGGAGCAGAACGGGCGCACCCTGACCCTGCTCGAAGAGGCCGGGGGCTCAGGTTTCGGTCTGAACCTCGCTTGGGTCGATGCGTCTTCCGCCGGACTCGAGCTGCCGGGCGGTGAAGGTGTCGGCCTCGCGCGCAAGATCGGATTCGATCTTGCGCTGGAATGTCTTGACTGGCGGGGAGATCCCCTGTGCGCCTCTCTCGATGCCGACACCCTGACCGACGGCAATTACTTCGAGGCGCTGATGGCGCACTTTCGCAACTGCACCTCAGCCGGGGCGGTGGTGCCCTTTCGGCACTGCCGCGGGGCGACGCCGGAACTTGATGACGCCATCACGCATTATGAGCTGTACCTGCGCCATTACGTGCTCGGCCTGGAGCTCGCGCGTTCCCCCTATGCCTACCACACCATCGGCAGCGCCCTGGCCTGCCGCGCCGAGGCCTATGTCGCCGCCGGCGGCATGAACCGGAGGAAGGCGGGGGAGGACTTCTACTTTCTTCAGCAATTGGCCAAAATTGGGGGAATAGAGCAGGTCGGGGGCACGATGGTTTATCCGGCGGCGCGTCTTTCAGCGCGCACTCCTTTCGGCACCGGACCGGCCCTTGCGCGCCTGCAGGATGGGGAGCTGGAAGCGGTGCGTTTTTCGACTCGGGAATCATTTCAACTGCTGGGCGCTTTTTTGCGAGCGGTCGAGCGGGCCGTCGAAGAGGATGTGGATGAGATCACTGCGCGGCTTGCCCCTCTCTCTCCGGCGCTGGCTGATTTTCTTGGGGAGTGCGGGCTGGATGGGTTCTGGAGCAAATTGTATCGCCAGCATCGACGCCCTGATGCGCGCCGTCGCGCTTTTCACCAGTGGTTCGATGCCCTGCGTACCCGGCGCATGATCTCCCGTATCTGCGATCATCACGGTTGGTGGGGGACAGCGGAAACGGTCATTCCGTCGCTGTTGACACATCTGGGCTTGCCAAGTAGCGGAAATGCTGATAATTATTTAAAAGTGCTTAGAAAATACCAAAAGAGTGAAGCCGGAGTCTGA
- a CDS encoding glutamate synthase-related protein, translating into MEAMKVNDVTPNDLPWKVEYDASRCTLCGSCVAACSFRAIEPKVERRRMIWSESEFPEPKARFSAVPVIRQAKSIRNYCRGCGICEKVCPNDAIGPVRNPDTRHPVITRCLGGDSIKRGGRKNLEGSVRTLDRIRVGRISQMTDPSLDAQRHTFDLLAPFGRILPPEQLAFRVTEDGRLAPSGQSPPVNWIYPVIIGDMSIGALSWRMWEGAAMATAYLNEECGLPVRMCSGEGGVPERLLKSRYLKYMILQIASGHFGWNRIVKTMPSMVEDPAGVLIKIGQGAKPGDGGLLQAQKVAGHIQSIRGVPKADLLSPPNHQGLYSIEESVQKMFLSFNAAFKFRVPVAIKVAASATSVSVFNNLVRDPYNIVGGFFLDGIDGGTGAAHEVSLDHTGHPIVSKLRDCYLAAVTQGRQGQIPLWAAGGLGKTGDLAADAFKMMCLGANGVFTGKLILQMAGCVGNDMGRCNACNTGLCPVGITTQESALAHRLDPEKVAQNIVNYFLAMDQEFKKLMAPIGNSALPVGRSDALVATDKAVADRLQIQYVC; encoded by the coding sequence ATGGAAGCAATGAAAGTCAACGACGTCACCCCCAACGATCTGCCGTGGAAGGTCGAATATGACGCCAGCCGTTGCACCCTGTGCGGCTCCTGCGTGGCGGCCTGTTCCTTTCGCGCCATCGAGCCGAAGGTCGAGAGACGCCGTATGATCTGGTCCGAAAGCGAATTTCCCGAACCGAAGGCACGCTTCTCGGCGGTGCCCGTCATCCGCCAGGCCAAATCCATCCGCAATTACTGCCGCGGTTGCGGCATCTGCGAAAAAGTCTGCCCCAACGACGCCATCGGGCCGGTGCGCAACCCCGATACGCGCCACCCGGTGATCACCCGCTGCCTGGGGGGAGATTCCATCAAGCGCGGCGGCCGCAAAAATCTCGAGGGGAGCGTGCGCACCCTCGACCGCATCCGGGTGGGGCGCATCTCTCAGATGACCGACCCGAGCCTCGATGCCCAGCGCCACACCTTCGACCTGCTGGCACCCTTCGGCCGCATCCTGCCGCCGGAACAGCTCGCTTTTCGCGTCACCGAGGACGGCAGACTTGCTCCCTCCGGGCAATCGCCGCCGGTCAACTGGATCTACCCGGTGATCATCGGCGACATGTCCATCGGGGCGCTTTCATGGCGTATGTGGGAAGGGGCCGCCATGGCGACCGCCTACCTCAACGAGGAGTGCGGCCTGCCGGTGCGCATGTGCTCTGGAGAAGGGGGCGTGCCGGAGCGGCTGCTCAAGAGCCGCTACCTCAAATACATGATCCTGCAGATCGCTTCGGGCCACTTCGGCTGGAACCGCATCGTCAAGACTATGCCGAGCATGGTCGAGGACCCGGCCGGAGTGCTGATCAAGATCGGTCAGGGCGCCAAGCCCGGCGACGGCGGACTGCTACAGGCACAGAAGGTGGCCGGGCATATCCAGTCTATCCGCGGTGTTCCCAAAGCCGACCTGCTCAGTCCCCCCAATCACCAGGGCCTCTACTCTATAGAGGAGAGCGTGCAGAAGATGTTTCTCTCCTTCAATGCCGCCTTTAAATTCCGCGTGCCGGTCGCGATCAAGGTCGCCGCTTCCGCCACCAGTGTTTCGGTCTTCAACAACCTGGTGCGCGACCCTTACAACATTGTCGGCGGATTCTTTCTCGACGGCATCGACGGGGGCACGGGAGCGGCCCATGAGGTGTCCCTCGACCACACCGGCCATCCCATCGTCAGCAAGCTGCGCGACTGCTACCTGGCTGCCGTAACCCAGGGACGCCAGGGGCAGATCCCCCTGTGGGCAGCGGGCGGCCTCGGCAAGACCGGCGATCTCGCGGCCGATGCCTTCAAGATGATGTGCCTGGGCGCCAACGGCGTCTTTACCGGCAAGCTGATCCTGCAGATGGCCGGCTGCGTCGGCAACGACATGGGTCGCTGCAATGCCTGCAATACCGGCCTGTGCCCGGTAGGAATCACCACCCAGGAATCGGCGCTGGCGCACCGGCTCGACCCGGAAAAAGTGGCGCAGAACATCGTCAACTACTTCCTGGCCATGGATCAGGAATTCAAGAAACTGATGGCGCCGATCGGCAACAGCGCCCTGCCCGTTGGCCGCTCCGACGCCCTGGTAGCCACCGATAAGGCGGTCGCCGACCGGTTGCAGATTCAGTATGTGTGCTAG
- a CDS encoding SprT family zinc-dependent metalloprotease, with protein sequence MKFLDAFFAAGAETVIGDDRDAIRRAVVQAWQKATDFYDLGSLPLPEIDFGLRGRCAAQAGWRMSVHRGSRKASQLRLRFNLQAYAAHPAEMLNETVPHEIAHLIVVLRWGAKCRPHGAEWRSVMQECFALEPQRTHSLPLKPSRTLPRDFIYVCKCRKHCLTRIRHGRIARGQSVYRCRACGDILRRSD encoded by the coding sequence GTGAAGTTTCTGGATGCTTTTTTCGCTGCCGGGGCTGAGACTGTCATCGGCGACGACAGGGATGCCATCCGTCGTGCCGTCGTTCAGGCGTGGCAGAAGGCCACTGATTTCTATGATCTCGGCAGTTTGCCGTTGCCGGAAATCGATTTCGGCTTGCGGGGGCGTTGCGCGGCACAGGCAGGGTGGCGTATGTCGGTGCACCGGGGCAGCCGCAAGGCATCGCAGCTTCGTTTGCGCTTCAATCTGCAGGCCTACGCCGCTCATCCCGCCGAAATGCTCAATGAGACCGTTCCCCATGAGATCGCCCACCTGATCGTCGTGTTGCGTTGGGGGGCCAAATGCCGCCCTCACGGCGCCGAGTGGCGAAGCGTCATGCAGGAGTGCTTCGCCCTCGAACCGCAACGCACCCACAGCCTGCCTCTCAAGCCGTCTCGAACCCTCCCCCGTGATTTTATCTATGTCTGCAAGTGCCGTAAGCACTGCCTGACCCGTATCCGTCATGGCCGGATCGCGCGGGGGCAGAGTGTCTACCGCTGCAGGGCCTGCGGCGACATTCTCCGGCGCAGCGACTGA
- a CDS encoding PilZ domain-containing protein: MPRTAQQADTDNPTGDRRRDLRKPLLVQRVRLDDGRRVFFGYAKNISQNGMFISTVNPRRQGEQFDVEMTLPAPLEMPLSCRCEVAWTRDFRKSSDLEPGMGLRFLDLPDELAAKIGAWVEADEARSE; the protein is encoded by the coding sequence ATGCCCCGCACAGCACAGCAGGCCGATACCGACAACCCGACGGGCGATCGCCGCAGGGACTTGCGCAAACCCTTGCTGGTGCAGCGCGTGCGCCTTGACGACGGCCGCAGGGTTTTCTTCGGATACGCCAAAAACATCAGTCAGAACGGCATGTTCATTTCCACCGTCAACCCCCGGCGCCAGGGGGAGCAGTTTGATGTGGAGATGACCCTTCCCGCGCCTCTCGAAATGCCGCTCTCCTGCCGCTGTGAAGTCGCCTGGACACGGGATTTTCGCAAGTCCTCCGATCTTGAGCCCGGCATGGGGCTGCGTTTTCTTGATCTGCCGGATGAGCTGGCCGCGAAGATCGGTGCCTGGGTCGAGGCGGACGAAGCACGCTCAGAGTGA
- the aroC gene encoding chorismate synthase yields MSSSFGTLFQVSTFGESHGVGVGAVVDGCPAGLQLCEADIQTQLDRRRPGQSDLTTPRQEADRVEILSGVENGLTLGTPIGLLVRNKDQRPGDYGEMSRVPRPSHADYTYQMKYGIRAASGGGRSSARETIGRVAAGAIAEKILREKWGVEIVSWVSAIGDIEAPEVDPLEISRPQVDATLTRCPAPEAARRMEERVLEVKEAQDSIGGVVTCVCRNVPTGWGEPVFDKLEAKLAQAMLSLPATKGFEIGSGFAGTRMLGSQHNDLFVRKGTRLGTVSNHSGGVLGGISNGEPVIFRVAFKPVATIGKTQKSADFEGQEVELAAKGRHDPCVVPRAVPIVETAAALVLIDLALRQQARG; encoded by the coding sequence ATGTCCAGTTCCTTCGGTACGCTTTTTCAGGTCAGCACCTTTGGCGAATCCCACGGCGTCGGCGTCGGCGCGGTCGTTGACGGCTGCCCTGCAGGCCTGCAGCTCTGTGAAGCCGACATCCAGACCCAGCTTGACCGGCGCCGCCCGGGGCAGAGCGATCTGACCACCCCCCGCCAGGAGGCCGACCGGGTCGAAATCCTCTCAGGTGTTGAAAACGGGCTGACGCTGGGCACCCCCATCGGGCTGCTGGTGCGCAACAAGGACCAGCGCCCCGGCGACTACGGCGAGATGAGCCGTGTGCCGCGCCCCTCCCACGCCGACTATACCTACCAGATGAAATACGGCATCCGCGCCGCCAGCGGAGGCGGACGCTCCAGTGCGCGGGAGACCATCGGAAGGGTGGCGGCCGGCGCCATCGCGGAAAAGATTCTAAGGGAGAAATGGGGAGTGGAGATCGTCTCCTGGGTGAGCGCCATCGGCGATATCGAAGCGCCCGAGGTCGATCCCCTGGAAATCTCCCGCCCTCAAGTCGATGCAACGCTGACCCGCTGCCCCGCCCCGGAAGCGGCAAGGCGCATGGAAGAGCGTGTTCTTGAAGTCAAGGAAGCGCAGGATTCCATCGGCGGCGTCGTCACCTGCGTGTGCCGCAACGTGCCCACAGGCTGGGGCGAGCCGGTGTTCGACAAGCTGGAGGCCAAGCTGGCGCAGGCCATGCTGTCGCTGCCGGCGACAAAGGGGTTTGAAATCGGCTCGGGGTTTGCCGGCACCCGCATGCTTGGCTCGCAGCACAATGACCTCTTTGTCAGGAAAGGTACGCGCCTCGGCACCGTCAGCAACCATTCAGGCGGGGTACTCGGCGGCATCTCTAACGGTGAGCCCGTCATCTTCCGGGTCGCCTTCAAGCCGGTGGCCACCATCGGCAAAACGCAGAAAAGCGCTGATTTCGAAGGGCAGGAGGTGGAACTGGCGGCCAAGGGAAGGCACGACCCCTGCGTGGTGCCGCGGGCCGTCCCGATCGTGGAAACGGCTGCCGCCCTGGTGTTGATCGATCTGGCGCTGCGCCAGCAGGCGCGAGGCTGA